A genome region from Passer domesticus isolate bPasDom1 chromosome 25, bPasDom1.hap1, whole genome shotgun sequence includes the following:
- the GOLT1A gene encoding vesicle transport protein GOT1A, which translates to MVSLSDFQRIGVGLVGFGLFFLLFGILLYFDSVLLAFGNLLFLSGLVFIIGFRRTFTFFFQRPKLKGTSFFFGGLIVVLMRWPILGMLLEAYGFISLFRSFFPVVFGFLGSLANIPLLSQLLQKMGDSGSMV; encoded by the exons ATGGTGTCCCTGAGCGACTTCCAGC GGATCGGAGTGGGCCTGGTCGGCTTTggcctcttcttcctcctctttggGATCCTCCTCTACTTCGACTCGGTGCTCCTGGCTTTTGGGAAC ctcctcttcctctccgGCTTGGTCTTCATCATCGGCTTCCGGAGGaccttcaccttcttcttccaGCGGCCCAAGCTGAAGGGCACCAGCTTCTTCTTCGGGGGGCTCATCGTGGTCCTCATGCGGTGGCCGATCCTGGGCATGCTGCTGGAGGCCTACGGCTTCATCTCCCTCTTCAG GAGCTTCTTCCCAGTGGTTTTCGGGTTTTTGGGCTCGCTGGCAAACATCCCCCTGCTGAGCCAG CTCCTGCAGAAGATGGGGGACAGCGGCTCCATGGTGTGA
- the REN gene encoding renin, giving the protein MPSIRQTLQEMGVKVRDVFPELRRATRAGGDGPRNGTAPTLLTNYLDTQYFGEISIGTPAQTFKVVFDTGSANLWVPSYKCSPLYSACVSHSRYDSSKSRTYIANGTGFAIRYGTGSVKGVLSQDIVMVSDIPIIQVFAEATALPAFPFIFARFDGVLGMGYPSQAVDGITPVFDRILAQHILQEDAFSVYYSRNAPLKAGGEIILGGSDPAHYSGDFHYVNVSRSGFWQIRMKGVSVGAETLFCREGCSVAVDTGASYITGPAGPVSVLMKAIGATEAAEGEYVVDCEQVPQLPNISFHLGGKVYGLSGPAYVLRQSQYGEDVCVVAFSGLDIPPPAGPLWILGATFIGHYYTKFDRRHNRIGFATAR; this is encoded by the exons ATGCCCTCCATCCGCCAGACGCTGCAGGAGATGGGCGTGAAGGTGCGGGACGTGTTCCCCGAGCTGCGCCGCGCCACCCGCGCGGGAGGGGACGGTCCCCGCAACGGGACAGCCCCCACGCTGCTCACCAACTACCTGGAT ACCCAATATTTCGGCGAGATCAGCATCGGGACCCCCGCGCAGACCTTCAAGGTGGTCTTTGACACGGGCTCGGCCAACCTGTGGGTGCCGTCCTACAAGTGCTCCCCCCTCTACAGCGCCTGTG tgtcccacagCCGCTACGACTCCTCCAAGTCGCGCACGTACATCGCCAACGGCACCGGCTTCGCCATCCGCTACGGCACCGGCAGCGTCAAGGGCGTGCTCAGCCAGGACATCGTCATG GTGTCGGACATCCCGATCATCCAGGTGTTCGCCGAGGCCACGGCGCTGCCCGCCTTCCCCTTCATCTTCGCCCGCTTCGACGGCGTGCTGGGCATGGGCTACCCCAGCCAGGCCGTGGACGGCATCACGCCCGTCTTCGACCGCATCCTGGCGCAGCACATCCTCCAGGAGGACGCCTTCTCCGTCTACTACAGCCG GAATGCTCCCCTGAAGGCCGGCGGGGAAATCATCCTGGGCGGCAGCGACCCAGCCCATTACAGCGGCGACTTCCACTACGTGAACGTCAGCAGGAGCGGCTTCTGGCAGATCCGCATGAAGGG GGTGTCCGTGGGGGCCGAGACCCTGTTCTGCAGGGAAGGCTGCTCGGTGGCCGTGGACACGGGCGCCTCCTACATCACGGGCCCCGCCGGCCCCGTGTCCGTGCTCATGAAAGCCATTGGGGCCACCGAGGCGGCCGAAGGCGAG TACGTGGTGGACTGCGAGCAGGTGCCCCAGCTGCCCAACATCTCCTTCCACCTGGGAGGGAAGGTGTACGGCCTCAGCGGCCCGGCCTACGTGCTGCGG CAATCGCAGTACGGCGAGGACGTGTGCGTGGTGGCTTTCTCCGGGCTGGACATCCCCCCTCCGGCCGGTCCCCTCTGGATCCTGGGCGCCACCTTCATCGGTCACTACTACACCAAGTTCGACCGGCGCCACAACCGCATCGGCTTCGCCACGGCCCGCTGA